GCTGCTTCATAAGTTGGTATGATGCCGATATCACGCTCCCGCTGTCTGCCTGTGCGGTTCAGCCATATACTGCTTATTCCCGAGCGGTTTGCGCCTAGTATATCGGTATATAAATTATCTCCAATCATGACGCACTCAGAGGGTCCGGCGTCCAGCAGGCGCATGCAATGGTTGAAAATCGACTCGCCCGGCTTGCCTTCGCCCAAGTATCCGGATATAACGATGTGCGGAAAATAGCCGGAAAGCCCAGGGATACCGTCCACCTTTTCCTGCTGAAGGTCGGGCGCTCCATTGGTCAACAGCAGCAGTGAATAGTCGCCTTTAAGCTGATCCAGCGCTTGAAAGGTATCTTCATAAACGATCGGCCTGTTTCTTCTCTCCTGCATAAACAGTTCCGCCAGCTCACCGCCCAGCGCTTCATCGTTCACACCGGCGCGAAGCAATCCACGCGTCCACGCCTGCTTGCGGTACGAAGGCGCTAGCTTCTCCAAACGGCGGAGCATGGGATGGTCGCCCTGATCGAACCGTGCCCATAACGCTTCCAGATGGGTCACTTCAATTGCATTCGCATAAGGAAATGTGTCCAGCGAGCGGTATAAAGATAGAGACTCATCCCGTACGCAGGATTCCAGATGGCCCGGATCGACGTTCACACGAAGACCTGCGTACCGGCAAGTGGCTTCAAACGATTCTTGATTGCTCCTTTCATCCCAAATCAACGTATTGTCCAGGTCAAACAAGATCGCTTTCGGCATGTTGGTCAAATCACCTTTTCCCTTTGGTTTTATACATTAACCTTGAAGGATGAGGACCCAAAAGTCAACGAAATCCCTTCCGGTACACCGGCTGGGATTTTTTCATCTATTTATTCGCTCAGCGGTATTTCATTGAAGGAATTGCGATTACGGGGACGAAAGGATAAACATCCCACTTTAAAAAAGGAGTGAGCTTGGTGTGGAGGAAACTCCAATCAATACCATACAAGATGTGATTAAGGTACTGCAATTACCTTCCGGCAATAAGGAAGGTTCGGTTGACGGCCTGTTAACAGGCGATACCGGCAGCGGGGTTACGGGAATCGTGACAGCATTCATGCCCACTGCGGGTGTGATCGATCAGGCCGCCAGGCTTGGAGCCAATTTAGTTATTGCGCACGAAGATCCATTCTATTCTCATCGGGGCGGAATCGAAATATACAGGGGCAGCCTCGTGGGACAGGAGAAAAAAAGGCGAATCGATGCATCCGGCATTGCGGTCTACCGCTGTCACGACTATCCGCACCTCTGCGAGCCCGATGGCATAACGGAGGGACTTATCAACGCTCTTGGGTGGGGCCAGCATGTCAAGGTTCGTCTGCCTGACGCCACGATTGTTGAGATTCCCGCTGCAACAGTGCGGGAGACCGCCCTTCGGGTCAAGGAGGCGCTCGGCATCCCGTTCCTGAGAACGATAGGCAATCCGGATATGCAATGCGCGCGTATCGGGGTGCTTGCAGGTTACCGGGGAGGGGGGCAGACGGTCATTCCACTCCTCGAGAATGAGCGTCTCGACCTCGTCATCTATGGTGAGGGTCCCGAATGGGAATCGCCCGAATATATTCGCGACGCCTCGTATTGCGGAATTGAGAAAGCGCTTATCGTGCTCGGACACGCGGAGAGCGAAGATCCCGGCATGTCCTTCCTGGCAGAGCGGCTTAGGCATGAGTTTCCAATGATTCCCGTCCATTATGTAAAGGACAAACCCCTCTTTAACATTCTTTAAAAGGAGATAATAACTTGAACAGGAAAACGTTGTTTAACGATGGATGGGAGTTTGCCAAAAGCAGCCTGGAGGCTGCAGACAGTGCCGCTTTGATATTTGAACCGGTCGACATCCCGCATGATTGGCTTATTTACGATACATTAAACCTTTATGAAAACAGTGTAGGCTGGTACCGCAAGAGATTTACATGTACGAGAGAAGCGAGCCGGATTCTCCTATGCTTTGACGGCGTTTATATGGACTCGTCCCTCTATGTGAATGGTCAATTCATAGGGGAATGGAAGTACGGATATTCATCATTCGAACACGAAATCACCGGTGCAGTCGTGGACGGGGAAAATGAAATCCTTATGAAAGTCGTGCATCAAAGTCCGAACAGCAGATGGTATTCGGGTGCCGGCATCTATCGAAATGTGTGGCTGAAGACAAGAGACCGCAATCATATCGTGACGGATGGAATTTATATAACGACCAGACAGGAAGCGGGTGGCTGGCTGGTAGATGTCGAGACTGAGATGAGCATAGATCAAGACGCGCAAATCTCGCATAAGCTCGTGTACAAGGACCAGGTCATTGCTGCTGCTTCAGAGAGGATTGCCGCAGGAAGTAATTCCGATTCGCCTAACCGGCAAAGCCTGTTTGTAGAGAATCCTCTGTTATGGAGCACGGACGACCCTAATCTTTACCGGTTTATAACCGAGTTAGAGCTGGCAGTGTCAGATAAAGATGCGGATCGGCGTTATGAGGTTATTGAAAGTATATCCCGGAATATTGGATTTCGAACCATCATTCTTGATCCCGGGCAAGGACTTCAGCTAAACGGAAGAAAGCTGAAATTAAACGGGGTGTGCGAGCACCATGACCTTGGAGCCTTGGGAGCGGCATTTAATATACACGCTCTAAGAAGAAGGTTTATGATTTTGAAGGAAATGGGCGTTAACGCGATCCGAACCGCTCACAATATGCCTGCACCCGAGCTTATGGACTTGGCGGATGAGATGGGGCTGCTGGTCGTCTCGGAAGCCTTCGATATGTGGGAGCGGCCTAAGACCCCGTATGATTACGCGAGATTTTTCAAGGAATGGGCGCCTATCGATGTGAAAAGCTGGGTCATGCGGGACCGAAATCATCCGTGCCTGCTTATGTGGAGTATCGGAAATGAAATTTACGATACCCATGCGGATGCGAGAGGGCAAGAAGTAACAACAATGCTGATGGATGAAGTGCTGAAATACGATCCGAAAGAAAATGCCAAAGTTACAATCGGCTCGAATTATATGCCTTGGGAGAACGCCCGGAAATGCGCGGATATCGTTAAGCTCGCGGGATACAATTATGCCGAGAAATATTACGGCAAGCATCATGAGGAGCATCCTGATTGGATCATCTATGGGAGCGAGACAGCCTCTGTCGTTCAAAGTAGAGGCATCTATCATTTTCCGTTCGAGAAACCCATTCTTGCCGATGACGACGAGCAGTGCTCCGCACTCGGGAACAGCTCGACAAGCTGGGGTGCAAGGTCGGCGGAAGCGTGCATTATTGCAGAGAGAGATACACCCTTCTCCCTCGGTCAATTTATATGGACCGGATTCGACTATATCGGCGAACCGACTCCTTACCACACCAAAAACTCTTATTTCGGACAGATTGATACGGCTTCCTTCAAGAAGGATTCCTATTACATCTACCAGGCGTCCTGGACGGATTACAAGACCAAACCAATGGTTCATATTTTCCCTTATTGGGATTTTAATAAAGAGCAAATGATCGATGTTCGCGTATGCTCGAACGCACCTAAGATTGAGCTGCAATTGGGCGGTGTTACAATTGGAACCCATGAGATTGACCACGAGCATGGGACGCAGCTTGTCGGGTGGTGGAAGATTCCTTATGAAGAAGGGGAGCTGAGGGCGGTCGCTTATGATGAGGCCGGTAATGTGATTGCGACGGATGTGCGGCAATCTTTCAGAGACGCGAGCAATATTTGTTTGCATCCGGATAAAGATACGCTGATTGCAAATGGAACGGACTTGATCTTTGTCGAAATAACCATGGAGGATGAGGATGGCAATCCGGTTGAGAATGCAAACAACCGGGTGCATGTTCATGTTACGGGAGCGGGCCGTTTGATCGGTTTGGATAATGGCGACAGTACGGATTACGATCCGTACAAGGGGTTAAGCAGGCGGTTATTCAGCGGTAAGCTGATGGCTATCATAGCGGCGACACTCGAACCCGGCAAGATTCGGATCGAGGTTGCCTCGGCCGGATTCGAAAGCCGGATTGCGGAGTTCGTATCTCTTCCGGCAGAGGATGGAGCCTCGGAGGGGGTTTCCGCCAGCATGAGCAATAAAGATCTTCCAATCGTCATGGGAACCAGGGAGGAGATCCCCCTTCGCAGGATTGAAATCGTGAGCCCTTCGGGAAAGGTGTTTGATGCATCGAGGCAGGAGATGACCGTGCGGGCCATTCTTTATCCGAATAACACTTCTTATCACGAAGTGACGTGGAGTGTCGTGAATGATGCGGGGATCCCCTCCAATCTTGCAGCAGTAGAGGCTTCCGGCCTTGACGCGAAAATCACGGCATTAGGGGATGGAGAGTTTCGAGTCCGCTGTATGAGCAAGAATGGCAGTGACAAGACAAAGCTTATTTCCCAGCAGGAATTTAAGGCTGTCGGACTGGGAACAGCCTTCAAGGATCCTTATGAATTTATATCTGCAGGACTGTATGATTACAGTAAAGGCGAAGTGGGAAATGGAAATGAGAGAGGAGTAGCTACAAGCAGAGATGGAGAAACCCAGGTAGGTTTTCGCGATATTGACTTTGGCTCATACGGCTCCGATCTGATCACCATTCCGATTTTTGCCTTGTCAAGCGAAGAGTACGCTCTGCAAATTTGGGAAGGAATCCCAGATGAAGAGGGCAGCGAATTACTGGCGGATGTCATCTATCAGAAGGAATCCAGATGGAACGTATATCAGGAAGCGACCTACCGCTTGTCCAAACGGCTCCGCGGCATAACTTCGATTTGTTTTGTCCTTCACAAGAAGGTGCATATCAAAGGGTTTTCTTTTGACAAAAAGAACCGTGCCTTCGAGCGAAACAGCGCTGTGGAATGCGACCATATTTATGGAGATACGTTTGCTATTGCCGGCGATGCCGTTGAGGGTATAGGCAATAATGTTTCTCTGGAGTTTGAACAAATGGATTTCACAAGCGAAGGCGCTGCGAAGCTTATCATCTGCGGCAGCTCGCCTATTGATAAAAACACCATTCATATCCGACTCGCGAATGATGACGGCGAAAGCAATCAACTCATTGAATTCTCACAATCGGGCGGATACGAAGAGCGGATATTCGAATTGGATAAAATAACGGGCATACAAAAAGTGACCTTCATATTCCTGCCGGGAAGCAATTTCGATTTCGGCTGGTTTCAATTTGTAAGGTAACAAGCTGGGGAATGGGCCGGCAGACCGCTGCTGCGGCGGTTTGATCGGACGATTCTTCACGATGGGAACAACCTTGGTTTCGATCAAAATCGGACTGAGGTTATTCTTATTTTTATACACCTTACATATTAGGGGAGGTTTTGATATGATAATGTTCATAATACGGAATTGAGAGGATATGAAGATGAATTCTCCGATCACGATTTACGATATCGCCAAAGAAGCGGAAGTATCGGTAACAACGGTTTCCCGCGTACTGAACGGCACGGCCCCGGTTAAGGGAAGCACCAGAGCAAAGATTATGAGCATCATCGAGAAACATCAATTTCAGCCGAATGCGATTGCAAGAAGCCTTCTGAAGAAGCAAACGGGTACCATTGCGATCATTCTGCCCGATATTACGAACCCATTCTTTCCGGAGGTGTTCTGGGGGGCGGAGAACGAGGCCAGAGATAAAGGATACACTCTTTTCCTGTGCGATACGGCCGGCGACTACAGCCGGGAGTCGCAATATCTCTCCGTTCTTCGGGAAAGACGTGTGGACGGTATTATTTACATGGGAGGCCGAATCAATTTGTCTCAATGTCCACCCGAGCTGGCACAGGAAATCATCGACCTGTCGAAGCGCGTTCCGATCGTTCTGGTCAATGGAAATGTGCCCAAAGGCGGCTTTCACCGTGTTTACACCGACGAAGCTCTGGGAGCGGAACTGGCAACACAGCATCTTCTTGACCTGGGACACCGGGATATTGCCTTTATAGGCGGGTTAAAGGAAATGTCAACGACGATGTCCAAAGTGAAAGCTTATCGAAGGAAGCTTGAACAAAGCGGTATCCCATATCGGGCGGAGCGCGTTTTGTACGGAGATTATTCGATCGCCGCCGGCAAGGAGCTCATGTCCAGGCTGCTGGAAGGCGAAGAACAACCGACTGCAGTCTTTTGCGTCAATGATTATACGGCGGTAGGGGCAATTAAGGTGATTATCGAACACGGCCTTCGCATACCGGAGGATATCTCGGTCATTGGCTTCGACGATACGCCGCTGGCAGCTGCGGTTATTCCGGAGTTAACGACGGTTTCGCAGCATACGCACCAGCTCGGAAAGCTATCCGTGGAGGTTCTCCATCGGATAATAACGAAGGAGCAAATGACAAAACGCATTGTCCTGACGCCTGAACTTGTCGAAAGAAAGAGTACCGGACCCGTTCGATGATGGCTGCCACTTAAGGAATAGGTACCGGTATCTGCAAAATTAGACAAAACAAGCAGCCGAATCTTGAACTTTTTAGGTACAAAGTTGGATGTTATCGGCCGGAGAGCGAAGTACAATCGAGGAAGTGGAACCCTTCTTTCGGGGGGCGCCATCTTTTTTGAAGCATTTGGAAACCGGTTTCATGAAACCGTTTTCTTTGTCCCGCAGGAAGCTGGCGGAAACTTAGAGGAGGAGAAAAGTGTATGAGAATGCGGCTCTCGATGTTGTCGATGCACGGCAAGAATCATCACATAATAAGGGGGAAAGCAAAATGAGGAAATTCATGTTTAAGAAAAGCGCGGCAGTGCTGCTTAGCGTCGTATGCTGCCTCGCCCCGTTCGGAAGTTTTTCATCCGCTGTGGAAGCGGACAAGAGTGTCGCGTATGACGCGGTTGTGACCATTGACACGTCGAAAAAATTTCAGACGATCGATAACTTCGGCGCATCCGACGCCTGGTCGATGGACCCGATCGGCAAGAATTGGACAGAGGAAAATAAATCGCGCGTCGCGGATCTTCTATTTTCCAGGGATAAGGGAATCGGGCTGTCCGCTTGGCGCTTTAACATCGGTGCCGGCTCCACGGAAACGGATCAAACGATTATAACGAATCCCTGGCGGCGGTCGGAAGCGTTCAAATCCACTGAGGATGGCGCTTACGATTGGGGCA
This is a stretch of genomic DNA from Paenibacillus sp. sptzw28. It encodes these proteins:
- a CDS encoding HAD family hydrolase, whose translation is MPKAILFDLDNTLIWDERSNQESFEATCRYAGLRVNVDPGHLESCVRDESLSLYRSLDTFPYANAIEVTHLEALWARFDQGDHPMLRRLEKLAPSYRKQAWTRGLLRAGVNDEALGGELAELFMQERRNRPIVYEDTFQALDQLKGDYSLLLLTNGAPDLQQEKVDGIPGLSGYFPHIVISGYLGEGKPGESIFNHCMRLLDAGPSECVMIGDNLYTDILGANRSGISSIWLNRTGRQRERDIGIIPTYEAAGLLEIPQILRNASLL
- a CDS encoding Nif3-like dinuclear metal center hexameric protein; translated protein: MEETPINTIQDVIKVLQLPSGNKEGSVDGLLTGDTGSGVTGIVTAFMPTAGVIDQAARLGANLVIAHEDPFYSHRGGIEIYRGSLVGQEKKRRIDASGIAVYRCHDYPHLCEPDGITEGLINALGWGQHVKVRLPDATIVEIPAATVRETALRVKEALGIPFLRTIGNPDMQCARIGVLAGYRGGGQTVIPLLENERLDLVIYGEGPEWESPEYIRDASYCGIEKALIVLGHAESEDPGMSFLAERLRHEFPMIPVHYVKDKPLFNIL
- a CDS encoding glycoside hydrolase family 2 TIM barrel-domain containing protein, which codes for MNRKTLFNDGWEFAKSSLEAADSAALIFEPVDIPHDWLIYDTLNLYENSVGWYRKRFTCTREASRILLCFDGVYMDSSLYVNGQFIGEWKYGYSSFEHEITGAVVDGENEILMKVVHQSPNSRWYSGAGIYRNVWLKTRDRNHIVTDGIYITTRQEAGGWLVDVETEMSIDQDAQISHKLVYKDQVIAAASERIAAGSNSDSPNRQSLFVENPLLWSTDDPNLYRFITELELAVSDKDADRRYEVIESISRNIGFRTIILDPGQGLQLNGRKLKLNGVCEHHDLGALGAAFNIHALRRRFMILKEMGVNAIRTAHNMPAPELMDLADEMGLLVVSEAFDMWERPKTPYDYARFFKEWAPIDVKSWVMRDRNHPCLLMWSIGNEIYDTHADARGQEVTTMLMDEVLKYDPKENAKVTIGSNYMPWENARKCADIVKLAGYNYAEKYYGKHHEEHPDWIIYGSETASVVQSRGIYHFPFEKPILADDDEQCSALGNSSTSWGARSAEACIIAERDTPFSLGQFIWTGFDYIGEPTPYHTKNSYFGQIDTASFKKDSYYIYQASWTDYKTKPMVHIFPYWDFNKEQMIDVRVCSNAPKIELQLGGVTIGTHEIDHEHGTQLVGWWKIPYEEGELRAVAYDEAGNVIATDVRQSFRDASNICLHPDKDTLIANGTDLIFVEITMEDEDGNPVENANNRVHVHVTGAGRLIGLDNGDSTDYDPYKGLSRRLFSGKLMAIIAATLEPGKIRIEVASAGFESRIAEFVSLPAEDGASEGVSASMSNKDLPIVMGTREEIPLRRIEIVSPSGKVFDASRQEMTVRAILYPNNTSYHEVTWSVVNDAGIPSNLAAVEASGLDAKITALGDGEFRVRCMSKNGSDKTKLISQQEFKAVGLGTAFKDPYEFISAGLYDYSKGEVGNGNERGVATSRDGETQVGFRDIDFGSYGSDLITIPIFALSSEEYALQIWEGIPDEEGSELLADVIYQKESRWNVYQEATYRLSKRLRGITSICFVLHKKVHIKGFSFDKKNRAFERNSAVECDHIYGDTFAIAGDAVEGIGNNVSLEFEQMDFTSEGAAKLIICGSSPIDKNTIHIRLANDDGESNQLIEFSQSGGYEERIFELDKITGIQKVTFIFLPGSNFDFGWFQFVR
- a CDS encoding LacI family DNA-binding transcriptional regulator, translated to MKMNSPITIYDIAKEAEVSVTTVSRVLNGTAPVKGSTRAKIMSIIEKHQFQPNAIARSLLKKQTGTIAIILPDITNPFFPEVFWGAENEARDKGYTLFLCDTAGDYSRESQYLSVLRERRVDGIIYMGGRINLSQCPPELAQEIIDLSKRVPIVLVNGNVPKGGFHRVYTDEALGAELATQHLLDLGHRDIAFIGGLKEMSTTMSKVKAYRRKLEQSGIPYRAERVLYGDYSIAAGKELMSRLLEGEEQPTAVFCVNDYTAVGAIKVIIEHGLRIPEDISVIGFDDTPLAAAVIPELTTVSQHTHQLGKLSVEVLHRIITKEQMTKRIVLTPELVERKSTGPVR